The DNA window TGCCTCGGCGGCTTCGTCTCCACGTGCGGATGCGCGGCATACGGTTGGTTGTAGTAGGAGGCGGGCGTAGACTGCGGTGGCGGTGGTCGGGCTGGCGGAGCTGCTCCTCGCCTGTGCTCTGCGTTCGGCTTAAGCTGCGTGGGTCGATGGACAATGCCAGGATGTGGGGTGGGTGCGAATGTGAGTCGAGTGTGATCGGTTATATCGGGTGTGTGTGGAGTGTGGGGTGTTGTTTGTGGCCATGACATGGGGGCGGACGATCGATCGAGGGCGACATACAGTTGGACACAGACACGACACAGACaaggaaacaaaaacaagaagagCATCAGAACAACATAAATACACAGCACATCGAGATGAGTGGTCGATTTAGCTTAGCGGCAAGCATGTGAACGGCTGCACTTCGACGCTCCAGTTactggagctgctgcagcCGAAGCTCGTACGCCCGCACCAGACTACTTACACTGCGGTCCACGGCAGGCGTCTTGAAGAGCGGATGGTTCTGCAGCTCCTGTGAGAGGTTCATCTCCGAAGATGAGCAGAGCGAACTCGCCGAGCTAACAGCAGGAGACGCAGCGAGATGATGACCATAATGAGCACCAGCACCCAAGCCGTACGCATGACCGTTCGGCTGAATGTGGCTGCTCGAGCTAGACATGGCCAGCGGTATGGGGCCGCTTCGCTGGAACTCGCGCGGCTGTCTGGCGACGGATGcaccgctgccgctgctcccCGTGACGGAGGTGATTCCATCGAGCCGCTTGCTCGTCACTGGTGAACTCGGTGCCGAGTGATGGGCCGCTCCAATGGCCTTGCCACCGCGCACGTATCCTCCACTGCCGCCGTCCGGACGATCCGAGTGGTTGGGCGATCCCAGGCCGAAGTGGAAGTGAGTGCCGCCAAACTGGTTGCCGTTCTCGCGCAGCTTTGTCTTGAAACCCTTGTAGGCGGTCTTCATGCCCCGCGAGCCCTCCTTAACCTGCAGGTATGGATAATCGAATTAGTTAGGCATCTCGGTTGACATCCAGAGAGTTTTACAATAAGCGCACGGGACAAACAACACACATTCGGGCTTTTAACTGGGGGACTGGACCACTCACCGATTTGACGGCAGACTTTACAGCCGGATTAGTCTGCAATGGTTAGACGGACGCAAGTTTTGGATCAGAAACCGATTGGTCACAACCGCGAGCAGCGAGAGCAGAAAGCACAGAGGAGTGTAGGATGAGCGATCCAAGCGGCATATGGAAGAAAGACACACAAGATACGAGCGAGATACGGTGTGAATGAGATGCGCAGAGCAACCAGCGGGTTATTTAAGCTACAACTAACTACACTTAATGGCTATGATGACAATGCTGATTCGGGTAATGGGTAGTGGGTAATGGGTAGTGGGTACTGGGTACGTGGGATCACTGGGGGAGGCAATGGGGCTTGACATGTCGAAGCGGTGGTTATAATCGGCGATCAAAAGGGTGTACTCTAAGCGGCACCACAGCGAAGGCCAGTGGAGAGTTTAGTACGTTAGTGGATTAGACCAAAAACTACTGTAGACTACAAGATACTAAGTATTCTAGATTAAGTATATGTATACCTGCTCTTGACAAGAAAGAGAATTAAATGTTTGTGTACTTTATGTTTAGAATAGCTTTTATAAGTATGTCACCAATGTGTTAGtatagaaaacatttttaaatttaaatacatgtGTCCATTACCAATTTATCAAGATTGCTTTAGATCAATTTCGAATgtattaatttgaaaaaacaGTTAAACGATTATTTGTTCACCCAAAGGTGATGACACAAAACAAAATCGGGAAAAATATTAAGCAAAAGGCTAACTAAAACATGTAAAAATCATAAGATATTAATTGGAAATGCATCAACAAACATTTAGACGTTTCTTTTTTAGCATAGGGCAACATAAATTATTCGGTGCAATTGCTTGTTAGGAcgttaaataatttgtttgcaTAAAAAGGTAAGAAATCATTTGAACTAACATTGCAAATAAGGTGTGTGGGAATTTACATTCTACTCGTTTATATATTGGTAATTGGTTTTTGGTGGATTTGGCATGGTTGGCAGTCTAAACATTGTTCTTGGCAAACAATCGCGACAAACTGCGCTTTCCCAAATACTGTGGAATAGATCAAATCAAATCAGATAAAAGAACATCATAAGGTGGGCACAGGTGGTAAAGATAACTTAAGAGTAGGAGTACAGTGGGTTAGCGAGTCAGCGCAGAGAGGCGGTAACGAAATGCAAGCCCAGTTCCCAATACCCCCTCCAAGCCAGGAAACTGAGGGgatgatggtggtggtggtggtttgGGCCGAGTGTGGCACCATGAGGACTAGGTCTATAGCATTGGGCCAACAACGCTCATGCCACAGCTTCCTCGGCTCACCTTGTCCTTCAGGTTCTTCATGATGGCGTAGTTGCGTccgcgcttcttcttctccgCATAGCGCACCGTCTCCAGCTCGAACTCGTCGGAGAATCCGAGCCCGCTGTTGAGCATCGTCAGGCGATCGTCGATGAACTGTGCAAAGATCTGCAGATCCATCATTTTGGCAAGAAACGGGCGCAGGTGCGCCGGCCGAGATTCGATGAATTTTTGCGAGCTAAAGGTCTTGCTGGTTTCGTGGTACTCGACCGCGTCCCGATAGCCACCGATCAGCTGCACCAGAGCGTTCAGGAAGATCTTCGAGATCCGGTCGCCGATGTGGTCGTGCGTGTGATTCAGATGCTTCTTTAGCTGCGAAACAATCTCCGCGGGCAGATTGTGCACATCGTCGAAGGGGCTTTCGAATATTTTCGTATCACAGTTCAGGATCACAACTTCGCCCAGCTCGTCGCTGGTCACCTGTGGGTAAAAAGGGTAATTATGAGTATCGATATGCTTAACAGATGGTTTACAGCTTACAGTTTCGAGCACTGGTTCTGGCACACCAATCAGATATGGCATGGGCGCACCCAGGTAGTCTTTGAACTCCCACGGCAGCACCGGTATAAAGATATGCTGCCAGACCATGGGATATAGGAATGCGTTCGCCGCCTGGATGCAGGAGGACAGCCTGTCCAGGTGTCTCGAGGTGAAGATTATTCGACGCTCGGCCAGCATGGCAGCGAACACGGCAATCATCTCCTTGGGCTCCA is part of the Drosophila biarmipes strain raj3 chromosome 2R, RU_DBia_V1.1, whole genome shotgun sequence genome and encodes:
- the LOC108036483 gene encoding uncharacterized protein LOC108036483 isoform X2, producing MGSRIKNDVKKLFEFWCEVTPTPGLERGTSPRSGGPAVPAGVIVESFPEGFRDQEVLTGIPSFAFPCDTASTSVQTYSFVHTTGDSKWRFGFCRQDPRTNRAMVLITYLPWHDTFLKLLPILGELKRTDPNGFRTFLSEAYNQGVPDCGGTLKVYYNAGQGFFTFERPLQFQLPSMPENHNLNLYYNFVEPKEMIAVFAAMLAERRIIFTSRHLDRLSSCIQAANAFLYPMVWQHIFIPVLPWEFKDYLGAPMPYLIGVPEPVLETVTSDELGEVVILNCDTKIFESPFDDVHNLPAEIVSQLKKHLNHTHDHIGDRISKIFLNALVQLIGGYRDAVEYHETSKTFSSQKFIESRPAHLRPFLAKMMDLQIFAQFIDDRLTMLNSGLGFSDEFELETVRYAEKKKRGRNYAIMKNLKDKTNPAVKSAVKSVKEGSRGMKTAYKGFKTKLRENGNQFGGTHFHFGLGSPNHSDRPDGGSGGYVRGGKAIGAAHHSAPSSPVTSKRLDGITSVTGSSGSGASVARQPREFQRSGPIPLAMSSSSSHIQPNGHAYGLGAGAHYGHHLAASPAVSSASSLCSSSEMNLSQELQNHPLFKTPAVDRSLKPNAEHRRGAAPPARPPPPQSTPASYYNQPYAAHPHVETKPPRHTSTPTRPRQPPPTADSSSFDSPPDVQSPPVPPRRQGSSNTLVAATAAAVSAEISKLERNCWQDEPTGNESVRNSNASSSSATSSCSSGASFVTAASTFSHLNVSDPPVPTPRAKREHQPLEDSMNDLISLDDSTNTSFDLEDFDPLNQNARPLPPLSKAFGKKCSTLPAGVNSSVVASSVSNPLYPYFAPKHMATVAAVTGRTPPMHPPPPNQRSTIAAKPDDDFELLRKYGLDQFTLNANGTEKPQQQLTTGKGMNNWTTFD
- the LOC108036483 gene encoding DENN domain-containing protein 1A isoform X5 translates to MGSRIKNDVKKLFEFWCEVTPTPGLERGTSPRSGGPAVPAGVIVESFPEGFRDQEVLTGIPSFAFPCDTASTSVQTYSFVHTTGDSKWRFGFCRQDPRTNRAMVLITYLPWHDTFLKLLPILGELKRTDPNGFRTFLSEAYNQGVPDCGGTLKVYYNAGQGFFTFERPLQFQLPSMPENHNLNLYYNFVEPKEMIAVFAAMLAERRIIFTSRHLDRLSSCIQAANAFLYPMVWQHIFIPVLPWEFKDYLGAPMPYLIGVPEPVLETVTSDELGEVVILNCDTKIFESPFDDVHNLPAEIVSQLKKHLNHTHDHIGDRISKIFLNALVQLIGGYRDAVEYHETSKTFSSQKFIESRPAHLRPFLAKMMDLQIFAQFIDDRLTMLNSGLGFSDEFELETVRYAEKKKRGRNYAIMKNLKDKTNPAVKSAVKSVKEGSRGMKTAYKGFKTKLRENGNQFGGTHFHFGLGSPNHSDRPDGGSGGYVRGGKAIGAAHHSAPSSPVTSKRLDGITSVTGSSGSGASVARQPREFQRSGPIPLAMSSSSSHIQPNGHAYGLGAGAHYGHHLAASPAVSSASSLCSSSEMNLSQELQNHPLFKTPAVDRSHQPLEDSMNDLISLDDSTNTSFDLEDFDPLNQNARPLPPLSKAFGKKCSTLPAGVNSSVVASSVSNPLYPYFAPKHMATVAAVTGRTPPMHPPPPNQRSTIAAKPDDDFELLRKYGLDQFTLNANGTEKPQQQLTTGKGMNNWTTFD
- the LOC108036483 gene encoding DENN domain-containing protein 1A isoform X4, whose translation is MGSRIKNDVKKLFEFWCEVTPTPGLERGTSPRSGGPAVPAGVIVESFPEGFRDQEVLTGIPSFAFPCDTASTSVQTYSFVHTTGDSKWRFGFCRQDPRTNRAMVLITYLPWHDTFLKLLPILGELKRTDPNGFRTFLSEAYNQGVPDCGGTLKVYYNAGQGFFTFERPLQFQLPSMPENHNLNLYYNFVEPKEMIAVFAAMLAERRIIFTSRHLDRLSSCIQAANAFLYPMVWQHIFIPVLPWEFKDYLGAPMPYLIGVPEPVLETVTSDELGEVVILNCDTKIFESPFDDVHNLPAEIVSQLKKHLNHTHDHIGDRISKIFLNALVQLIGGYRDAVEYHETSKTFSSQKFIESRPAHLRPFLAKMMDLQIFAQFIDDRLTMLNSGLGFSDEFELETVRYAEKKKRGRNYAIMKNLKDKTNPAVKSAVKSVKEGSRGMKTAYKGFKTKLRENGNQFGGTHFHFGLGSPNHSDRPDGGSGGYVRGGKAIGAAHHSAPSSPVTSKRLDGITSVTGSSGSGASVARQPREFQRSGPIPLAMSSSSSHIQPNGHAYGLGAGAHYGHHLAASPAVSSASSLCSSSEMNLSQELQNHPLFKTPAVDRSQHQPLEDSMNDLISLDDSTNTSFDLEDFDPLNQNARPLPPLSKAFGKKCSTLPAGVNSSVVASSVSNPLYPYFAPKHMATVAAVTGRTPPMHPPPPNQRSTIAAKPDDDFELLRKYGLDQFTLNANGTEKPQQQLTTGKGMNNWTTFD
- the LOC108036483 gene encoding uncharacterized protein LOC108036483 isoform X1, translated to MGSRIKNDVKKLFEFWCEVTPTPGLERGTSPRSGGPAVPAGVIVESFPEGFRDQEVLTGIPSFAFPCDTASTSVQTYSFVHTTGDSKWRFGFCRQDPRTNRAMVLITYLPWHDTFLKLLPILGELKRTDPNGFRTFLSEAYNQGVPDCGGTLKVYYNAGQGFFTFERPLQFQLPSMPENHNLNLYYNFVEPKEMIAVFAAMLAERRIIFTSRHLDRLSSCIQAANAFLYPMVWQHIFIPVLPWEFKDYLGAPMPYLIGVPEPVLETVTSDELGEVVILNCDTKIFESPFDDVHNLPAEIVSQLKKHLNHTHDHIGDRISKIFLNALVQLIGGYRDAVEYHETSKTFSSQKFIESRPAHLRPFLAKMMDLQIFAQFIDDRLTMLNSGLGFSDEFELETVRYAEKKKRGRNYAIMKNLKDKTNPAVKSAVKSVKEGSRGMKTAYKGFKTKLRENGNQFGGTHFHFGLGSPNHSDRPDGGSGGYVRGGKAIGAAHHSAPSSPVTSKRLDGITSVTGSSGSGASVARQPREFQRSGPIPLAMSSSSSHIQPNGHAYGLGAGAHYGHHLAASPAVSSASSLCSSSEMNLSQELQNHPLFKTPAVDRSLKPNAEHRRGAAPPARPPPPQSTPASYYNQPYAAHPHVETKPPRHTSTPTRPRQPPPTADSSSFDSPPDVQSPPVPPRRQGSSNTLVAATAAAVSAEISKLERNCWQDEPTGNESVRNSNASSSSATSSCSSGASFVTAASTFSHLNVSDPPVPTPRAKREQHQPLEDSMNDLISLDDSTNTSFDLEDFDPLNQNARPLPPLSKAFGKKCSTLPAGVNSSVVASSVSNPLYPYFAPKHMATVAAVTGRTPPMHPPPPNQRSTIAAKPDDDFELLRKYGLDQFTLNANGTEKPQQQLTTGKGMNNWTTFD